One stretch of Paramormyrops kingsleyae isolate MSU_618 chromosome 4, PKINGS_0.4, whole genome shotgun sequence DNA includes these proteins:
- the LOC111838081 gene encoding zinc finger MYND domain-containing protein 11-like isoform X1 — MSRVVKKRQADPRVVQHIWAAIEVIRNQKQIANMDRISKYLSRVFGVHPKETARQLGLAVKDGLVVETLTVGCKGSKAGIEQEGYWLPAEDTDWEPESHDGYCFECHLPGDVLECESCYRVIHLRCLAEDSRPRDGAPHWQCAACKGSKKKNVSKQDLSRYLRFIVQQMKERALDLSKKGKDTTHPMYRRLIHTPLEVCKIQEYVAEGKYRSFEEFKADVQLVVHNTAILYGVHSEQAEIARLLYTDTCHELNELHLCRTCFYLSNDRPHNWFCYPCNPSHELVWARMKGFGFWPAKILQREDNQVDVRFFGHQHQRAWISADNIQEISVSVQQLQVKRSAGWRKACEELELYQRFLQEGRVWRERERDREREREREEDKEERAEEEPEAGISSTSSEQLKVNQEPKAKKQRRSQNSDLKEEQLEPEMEAVSSSQEIPTSPHQLEKFSVSTQTRKASAVSPRTLHRGTQTGADSDSSGCQNRCHEKYTKIFNEVKEMMKVENKRETERVVREALEKLRAEMEEEKRQAVAKAASGAQAEMERRCKQVKEKCKEELVEEVKKMVAQHKQLISQTKKKQWCYNCEEEAMYHCCWNTSYCSIKCQQEHWHADHKRTCRRKRCGVFKSTSLTLDHERPATAAGHVEGRGGGPPWAFTDHTASPMKTDGTRNGCSSDLPCPAPPRPRSTCQMEVCVCVCVCVPRPDIYNMHLPRSF; from the exons ATGTCCCGCGTGGTGAAGAAGAGGCAGGCCGACCCCAGGGTGGTCCAGCACATCTGGGCTGCCATCGAGGTCATACGCAACCAGAAGCAGATCGCCAACATGGATCGGATATCTAA GTACCTGAGCCGCGTGTTCGGGGTGCACCCCAAGGAAACGGCACGGCAGCTGGGTCTGGCAGTGAAAGACGGCCTGGTGGTGGAGACCCTCACCGTGGGCTGCAAGGGCTCCAAGGCTGGCATCGAGCAGGAGGGCTACTGGCTGCCTGCTGAGGACACG GACTGGGAGCCAGAGAGCCATGACGGCTACTGCTTTGAGTGCCACCTGCCGGGGGACGTGCTGGAGTGTGAGAGCTGCTACCGCGTCATCCACCTGCGCTGCCTGGCTGAGGACAGCCGGCCCCGGGACGGGGCGCCGCACTGGCAGTGCGCGGCGTGCAAG GGGAGCAAAAAGAAGAACGTGAGCAAACAGGATTTGAGCAGGTACCTGCGGTTCATCGTGCAGCAGATGAAGGAGCGG GCTTTGGACCTGAGCAAGAAGGGCAAGGACACCACACACCCCATGTACCGGAGGCTGATCCACACTCCACTGGAGGTCTGCAAAATACAGGAG TACGTTGCCGAGGGGAAGTACAGGAGCTTTGAGGAGTTCAAGGCTGACGTTCAGCTGGTGGTGCACAACACGGCCATCCTGTATGGAG TGCACAGTGAACAGGCTGAAATCGCCAGGCTGCTGTACACCGACACTTGTCACGAG CTGAATGAGCTGCATCTCTGCCGGACCTGCTTCTACCTGTCCAATGACAGGCCACACAACTGGTTCTGCTACCCTTGT AATCCCAGTCACGAGCTGGTCTGGGCCCGCATGAAGGGTTTCGGGTTCTGGCCCGCCAAGATCCTGCAGCGTGAGGACAATCAGGTGGATGTGCGTTTCTTTGGACACCAGCACCAGAG GGCGTGGATCTCCGCAGACAACATCCAGGAGATCTCAGTGAGCGTACAGCAGCTGCAGGTGAAGCGCAGCGCAGGCTGGAGGAAGGCCTGCGAGGAGCTGGAGCTGTACCAGCGCTTCCTGCAGGAGGGCCGTGTGTGGAGGGAGCGcgagagggacagggagagggAAAGGGAGAGGGAGGAAGACAAGGAGGAGCGCGCCGAGGAGGAGCCTGAGGCTGGCATCTCGTCCACCAGCAGCGAGCAG CTCAAGGTGAACCAGGAACCCAAAGCAAAGAAACAGCGTCGCAGCCAAAACTCAGACTTGAAAGAGGAG CAGCTGGAGCCAGAGATGGAGGCCGTCAGCTCCAGCCAGGAGATCCCCACGTCGCCCCACCAACTGGAGAAGTTCTCGGTGTCCACGCAGACCCGGAAGGCCAGTGCGGTGTCGCCAAGGACACTGCATCGCGGCACCCAAACCGGCGCCGATAGCGACAGCAGTGGCTGCCAGAACCGCTGCCACGAGAAGTACACCAAGATCTTCAACGAAGTCAAGGAGATGATGAAGGTGGAGAACAAGCGTGAGACAGAGCGGGTAGTGCGGGAGGCACTGGAGAAG CTGCGTGCCgagatggaggaggagaagCGGCAGGCGGTGGCCAAGGCGGCATCTGGTGCCCAGGCTGAGATGGAGCGCCGCTGCAAGCAGGTGAAGGAGAAGTGCAaggaggagctggtggaggaggTGAAGAAGATGGTGGCCCAGCACAAGCAGCTCATCTCGCAGACCAAGAAGAAGCAGTGG TGTTACAACTGCGAGGAGGAGGCCATGTACCACTGCTGCTGGAACACCTCCTACTGCTCCATCAAGTGCCAGCAGGAGCACTGGCACGCGGACCACAAGCGGACCTGCCGGCGGAAGCG CTGTGgggtttttaaaagcacatctCTCACGCTGGATCATGAGCGTCCCGCCACGGCCGCTGGGCATGtagaagggagggggggaggacCCCCCTGGGCCTTCACAGACCATACAGCCTCTCCAATGAAGACAGACGGAACCAGAAACGGCTGCAGCTCAGACctgccctgccccgcccctcccagGCCTCGCAGTACATGTCAgatggaggtgtgtgtgtgtgtgtgtgtgtgtgttccccgCCCTGACATTTATAATATGCACCTCCCAAGATCATTTTAG
- the LOC111838081 gene encoding zinc finger MYND domain-containing protein 11-like isoform X3: MSRVVKKRQADPRVVQHIWAAIEVIRNQKQIANMDRISKYLSRVFGVHPKETARQLGLAVKDGLVVETLTVGCKGSKAGIEQEGYWLPAEDTDWEPESHDGYCFECHLPGDVLECESCYRVIHLRCLAEDSRPRDGAPHWQCAACKGSKKKNVSKQDLSRYLRFIVQQMKERALDLSKKGKDTTHPMYRRLIHTPLEVCKIQEYVAEGKYRSFEEFKADVQLVVHNTAILYGVHSEQAEIARLLYTDTCHELNELHLCRTCFYLSNDRPHNWFCYPCNPSHELVWARMKGFGFWPAKILQREDNQVDVRFFGHQHQRAWISADNIQEISVSVQQLQVKRSAGWRKACEELELYQRFLQEGRVWRERERDREREREREEDKEERAEEEPEAGISSTSSEQLKVNQEPKAKKQRRSQNSDLKEEQLEPEMEAVSSSQEIPTSPHQLEKFSVSTQTRKASAVSPRTLHRGTQTGADSDSSGCQNRCHEKYTKIFNEVKEMMKVENKRETERVVREALEKLRAEMEEEKRQAVAKAASGAQAEMERRCKQVKEKCKEELVEEVKKMVAQHKQLISQTKKKQWCYNCEEEAMYHCCWNTSYCSIKCQQEHWHADHKRTCRRKRKKNHHFAQLRTSPVTLFIS; this comes from the exons ATGTCCCGCGTGGTGAAGAAGAGGCAGGCCGACCCCAGGGTGGTCCAGCACATCTGGGCTGCCATCGAGGTCATACGCAACCAGAAGCAGATCGCCAACATGGATCGGATATCTAA GTACCTGAGCCGCGTGTTCGGGGTGCACCCCAAGGAAACGGCACGGCAGCTGGGTCTGGCAGTGAAAGACGGCCTGGTGGTGGAGACCCTCACCGTGGGCTGCAAGGGCTCCAAGGCTGGCATCGAGCAGGAGGGCTACTGGCTGCCTGCTGAGGACACG GACTGGGAGCCAGAGAGCCATGACGGCTACTGCTTTGAGTGCCACCTGCCGGGGGACGTGCTGGAGTGTGAGAGCTGCTACCGCGTCATCCACCTGCGCTGCCTGGCTGAGGACAGCCGGCCCCGGGACGGGGCGCCGCACTGGCAGTGCGCGGCGTGCAAG GGGAGCAAAAAGAAGAACGTGAGCAAACAGGATTTGAGCAGGTACCTGCGGTTCATCGTGCAGCAGATGAAGGAGCGG GCTTTGGACCTGAGCAAGAAGGGCAAGGACACCACACACCCCATGTACCGGAGGCTGATCCACACTCCACTGGAGGTCTGCAAAATACAGGAG TACGTTGCCGAGGGGAAGTACAGGAGCTTTGAGGAGTTCAAGGCTGACGTTCAGCTGGTGGTGCACAACACGGCCATCCTGTATGGAG TGCACAGTGAACAGGCTGAAATCGCCAGGCTGCTGTACACCGACACTTGTCACGAG CTGAATGAGCTGCATCTCTGCCGGACCTGCTTCTACCTGTCCAATGACAGGCCACACAACTGGTTCTGCTACCCTTGT AATCCCAGTCACGAGCTGGTCTGGGCCCGCATGAAGGGTTTCGGGTTCTGGCCCGCCAAGATCCTGCAGCGTGAGGACAATCAGGTGGATGTGCGTTTCTTTGGACACCAGCACCAGAG GGCGTGGATCTCCGCAGACAACATCCAGGAGATCTCAGTGAGCGTACAGCAGCTGCAGGTGAAGCGCAGCGCAGGCTGGAGGAAGGCCTGCGAGGAGCTGGAGCTGTACCAGCGCTTCCTGCAGGAGGGCCGTGTGTGGAGGGAGCGcgagagggacagggagagggAAAGGGAGAGGGAGGAAGACAAGGAGGAGCGCGCCGAGGAGGAGCCTGAGGCTGGCATCTCGTCCACCAGCAGCGAGCAG CTCAAGGTGAACCAGGAACCCAAAGCAAAGAAACAGCGTCGCAGCCAAAACTCAGACTTGAAAGAGGAG CAGCTGGAGCCAGAGATGGAGGCCGTCAGCTCCAGCCAGGAGATCCCCACGTCGCCCCACCAACTGGAGAAGTTCTCGGTGTCCACGCAGACCCGGAAGGCCAGTGCGGTGTCGCCAAGGACACTGCATCGCGGCACCCAAACCGGCGCCGATAGCGACAGCAGTGGCTGCCAGAACCGCTGCCACGAGAAGTACACCAAGATCTTCAACGAAGTCAAGGAGATGATGAAGGTGGAGAACAAGCGTGAGACAGAGCGGGTAGTGCGGGAGGCACTGGAGAAG CTGCGTGCCgagatggaggaggagaagCGGCAGGCGGTGGCCAAGGCGGCATCTGGTGCCCAGGCTGAGATGGAGCGCCGCTGCAAGCAGGTGAAGGAGAAGTGCAaggaggagctggtggaggaggTGAAGAAGATGGTGGCCCAGCACAAGCAGCTCATCTCGCAGACCAAGAAGAAGCAGTGG TGTTACAACTGCGAGGAGGAGGCCATGTACCACTGCTGCTGGAACACCTCCTACTGCTCCATCAAGTGCCAGCAGGAGCACTGGCACGCGGACCACAAGCGGACCTGCCGGCGGAAGCG GAAGAAAAATCACCATTTTGCACAGCTGAGGACTTCCCCAGTCACCCTTTTTATTTCCTGA
- the LOC111838081 gene encoding zinc finger MYND domain-containing protein 11-like isoform X4 codes for MYRRLIHTPLEVCKIQEYVAEGKYRSFEEFKADVQLVVHNTAILYGVHSEQAEIARLLYTDTCHELNELHLCRTCFYLSNDRPHNWFCYPCNPSHELVWARMKGFGFWPAKILQREDNQVDVRFFGHQHQRAWISADNIQEISVSVQQLQVKRSAGWRKACEELELYQRFLQEGRVWRERERDREREREREEDKEERAEEEPEAGISSTSSEQLKVNQEPKAKKQRRSQNSDLKEEQLEPEMEAVSSSQEIPTSPHQLEKFSVSTQTRKASAVSPRTLHRGTQTGADSDSSGCQNRCHEKYTKIFNEVKEMMKVENKRETERVVREALEKLRAEMEEEKRQAVAKAASGAQAEMERRCKQVKEKCKEELVEEVKKMVAQHKQLISQTKKKQWCYNCEEEAMYHCCWNTSYCSIKCQQEHWHADHKRTCRRKRCGVFKSTSLTLDHERPATAAGHVEGRGGGPPWAFTDHTASPMKTDGTRNGCSSDLPCPAPPRPRSTCQMEVCVCVCVCVPRPDIYNMHLPRSF; via the exons ATGTACCGGAGGCTGATCCACACTCCACTGGAGGTCTGCAAAATACAGGAG TACGTTGCCGAGGGGAAGTACAGGAGCTTTGAGGAGTTCAAGGCTGACGTTCAGCTGGTGGTGCACAACACGGCCATCCTGTATGGAG TGCACAGTGAACAGGCTGAAATCGCCAGGCTGCTGTACACCGACACTTGTCACGAG CTGAATGAGCTGCATCTCTGCCGGACCTGCTTCTACCTGTCCAATGACAGGCCACACAACTGGTTCTGCTACCCTTGT AATCCCAGTCACGAGCTGGTCTGGGCCCGCATGAAGGGTTTCGGGTTCTGGCCCGCCAAGATCCTGCAGCGTGAGGACAATCAGGTGGATGTGCGTTTCTTTGGACACCAGCACCAGAG GGCGTGGATCTCCGCAGACAACATCCAGGAGATCTCAGTGAGCGTACAGCAGCTGCAGGTGAAGCGCAGCGCAGGCTGGAGGAAGGCCTGCGAGGAGCTGGAGCTGTACCAGCGCTTCCTGCAGGAGGGCCGTGTGTGGAGGGAGCGcgagagggacagggagagggAAAGGGAGAGGGAGGAAGACAAGGAGGAGCGCGCCGAGGAGGAGCCTGAGGCTGGCATCTCGTCCACCAGCAGCGAGCAG CTCAAGGTGAACCAGGAACCCAAAGCAAAGAAACAGCGTCGCAGCCAAAACTCAGACTTGAAAGAGGAG CAGCTGGAGCCAGAGATGGAGGCCGTCAGCTCCAGCCAGGAGATCCCCACGTCGCCCCACCAACTGGAGAAGTTCTCGGTGTCCACGCAGACCCGGAAGGCCAGTGCGGTGTCGCCAAGGACACTGCATCGCGGCACCCAAACCGGCGCCGATAGCGACAGCAGTGGCTGCCAGAACCGCTGCCACGAGAAGTACACCAAGATCTTCAACGAAGTCAAGGAGATGATGAAGGTGGAGAACAAGCGTGAGACAGAGCGGGTAGTGCGGGAGGCACTGGAGAAG CTGCGTGCCgagatggaggaggagaagCGGCAGGCGGTGGCCAAGGCGGCATCTGGTGCCCAGGCTGAGATGGAGCGCCGCTGCAAGCAGGTGAAGGAGAAGTGCAaggaggagctggtggaggaggTGAAGAAGATGGTGGCCCAGCACAAGCAGCTCATCTCGCAGACCAAGAAGAAGCAGTGG TGTTACAACTGCGAGGAGGAGGCCATGTACCACTGCTGCTGGAACACCTCCTACTGCTCCATCAAGTGCCAGCAGGAGCACTGGCACGCGGACCACAAGCGGACCTGCCGGCGGAAGCG CTGTGgggtttttaaaagcacatctCTCACGCTGGATCATGAGCGTCCCGCCACGGCCGCTGGGCATGtagaagggagggggggaggacCCCCCTGGGCCTTCACAGACCATACAGCCTCTCCAATGAAGACAGACGGAACCAGAAACGGCTGCAGCTCAGACctgccctgccccgcccctcccagGCCTCGCAGTACATGTCAgatggaggtgtgtgtgtgtgtgtgtgtgtgtgttccccgCCCTGACATTTATAATATGCACCTCCCAAGATCATTTTAG
- the LOC111838081 gene encoding zinc finger MYND domain-containing protein 11-like isoform X2, which translates to MSRVVKKRQADPRVVQHIWAAIEVIRNQKQIANMDRISKYLSRVFGVHPKETARQLGLAVKDGLVVETLTVGCKGSKAGIEQEGYWLPAEDTDWEPESHDGYCFECHLPGDVLECESCYRVIHLRCLAEDSRPRDGAPHWQCAACKGSKKKNVSKQDLSRYLRFIVQQMKERALDLSKKGKDTTHPMYRRLIHTPLEVCKIQEYVAEGKYRSFEEFKADVQLVVHNTAILYGVHSEQAEIARLLYTDTCHELNELHLCRTCFYLSNDRPHNWFCYPCNPSHELVWARMKGFGFWPAKILQREDNQVDVRFFGHQHQRAWISADNIQEISVSVQQLQVKRSAGWRKACEELELYQRFLQEGRVWRERERDREREREREEDKEERAEEEPEAGISSTSSEQLKVNQEPKAKKQRRSQNSDLKEELEPEMEAVSSSQEIPTSPHQLEKFSVSTQTRKASAVSPRTLHRGTQTGADSDSSGCQNRCHEKYTKIFNEVKEMMKVENKRETERVVREALEKLRAEMEEEKRQAVAKAASGAQAEMERRCKQVKEKCKEELVEEVKKMVAQHKQLISQTKKKQWCYNCEEEAMYHCCWNTSYCSIKCQQEHWHADHKRTCRRKRCGVFKSTSLTLDHERPATAAGHVEGRGGGPPWAFTDHTASPMKTDGTRNGCSSDLPCPAPPRPRSTCQMEVCVCVCVCVPRPDIYNMHLPRSF; encoded by the exons ATGTCCCGCGTGGTGAAGAAGAGGCAGGCCGACCCCAGGGTGGTCCAGCACATCTGGGCTGCCATCGAGGTCATACGCAACCAGAAGCAGATCGCCAACATGGATCGGATATCTAA GTACCTGAGCCGCGTGTTCGGGGTGCACCCCAAGGAAACGGCACGGCAGCTGGGTCTGGCAGTGAAAGACGGCCTGGTGGTGGAGACCCTCACCGTGGGCTGCAAGGGCTCCAAGGCTGGCATCGAGCAGGAGGGCTACTGGCTGCCTGCTGAGGACACG GACTGGGAGCCAGAGAGCCATGACGGCTACTGCTTTGAGTGCCACCTGCCGGGGGACGTGCTGGAGTGTGAGAGCTGCTACCGCGTCATCCACCTGCGCTGCCTGGCTGAGGACAGCCGGCCCCGGGACGGGGCGCCGCACTGGCAGTGCGCGGCGTGCAAG GGGAGCAAAAAGAAGAACGTGAGCAAACAGGATTTGAGCAGGTACCTGCGGTTCATCGTGCAGCAGATGAAGGAGCGG GCTTTGGACCTGAGCAAGAAGGGCAAGGACACCACACACCCCATGTACCGGAGGCTGATCCACACTCCACTGGAGGTCTGCAAAATACAGGAG TACGTTGCCGAGGGGAAGTACAGGAGCTTTGAGGAGTTCAAGGCTGACGTTCAGCTGGTGGTGCACAACACGGCCATCCTGTATGGAG TGCACAGTGAACAGGCTGAAATCGCCAGGCTGCTGTACACCGACACTTGTCACGAG CTGAATGAGCTGCATCTCTGCCGGACCTGCTTCTACCTGTCCAATGACAGGCCACACAACTGGTTCTGCTACCCTTGT AATCCCAGTCACGAGCTGGTCTGGGCCCGCATGAAGGGTTTCGGGTTCTGGCCCGCCAAGATCCTGCAGCGTGAGGACAATCAGGTGGATGTGCGTTTCTTTGGACACCAGCACCAGAG GGCGTGGATCTCCGCAGACAACATCCAGGAGATCTCAGTGAGCGTACAGCAGCTGCAGGTGAAGCGCAGCGCAGGCTGGAGGAAGGCCTGCGAGGAGCTGGAGCTGTACCAGCGCTTCCTGCAGGAGGGCCGTGTGTGGAGGGAGCGcgagagggacagggagagggAAAGGGAGAGGGAGGAAGACAAGGAGGAGCGCGCCGAGGAGGAGCCTGAGGCTGGCATCTCGTCCACCAGCAGCGAGCAG CTCAAGGTGAACCAGGAACCCAAAGCAAAGAAACAGCGTCGCAGCCAAAACTCAGACTTGAAAGAGGAG CTGGAGCCAGAGATGGAGGCCGTCAGCTCCAGCCAGGAGATCCCCACGTCGCCCCACCAACTGGAGAAGTTCTCGGTGTCCACGCAGACCCGGAAGGCCAGTGCGGTGTCGCCAAGGACACTGCATCGCGGCACCCAAACCGGCGCCGATAGCGACAGCAGTGGCTGCCAGAACCGCTGCCACGAGAAGTACACCAAGATCTTCAACGAAGTCAAGGAGATGATGAAGGTGGAGAACAAGCGTGAGACAGAGCGGGTAGTGCGGGAGGCACTGGAGAAG CTGCGTGCCgagatggaggaggagaagCGGCAGGCGGTGGCCAAGGCGGCATCTGGTGCCCAGGCTGAGATGGAGCGCCGCTGCAAGCAGGTGAAGGAGAAGTGCAaggaggagctggtggaggaggTGAAGAAGATGGTGGCCCAGCACAAGCAGCTCATCTCGCAGACCAAGAAGAAGCAGTGG TGTTACAACTGCGAGGAGGAGGCCATGTACCACTGCTGCTGGAACACCTCCTACTGCTCCATCAAGTGCCAGCAGGAGCACTGGCACGCGGACCACAAGCGGACCTGCCGGCGGAAGCG CTGTGgggtttttaaaagcacatctCTCACGCTGGATCATGAGCGTCCCGCCACGGCCGCTGGGCATGtagaagggagggggggaggacCCCCCTGGGCCTTCACAGACCATACAGCCTCTCCAATGAAGACAGACGGAACCAGAAACGGCTGCAGCTCAGACctgccctgccccgcccctcccagGCCTCGCAGTACATGTCAgatggaggtgtgtgtgtgtgtgtgtgtgtgtgttccccgCCCTGACATTTATAATATGCACCTCCCAAGATCATTTTAG